One Lachnospiraceae bacterium C1.1 genomic region harbors:
- a CDS encoding transposase, whose protein sequence is MNILQKIFTDYYETIIFTMKPRSSVIENIDKMINCGNPDFGGAMYGCPDCGKLKFVPFRCHSRFCPSCGNKYSMERTTNMSFKLIKVNHRHCVFTIAEDLRIYFLQDRSLLNCLFHAVNSVISHMFRKINKSKNFTPGFIMVLHTFGRDLKWNPHIHCLISEGGYSDNGEWRNVTHFNYKLLRSSFQTALLNELEPYLGSSFKKVKAACYDKNKQGFYVYAKPNKCNPTTVIKYIGRYLGRPVIATSRIDKYDGDYVTFHYNRHEDDKYVEETIPATEFIERLIRHIPEKHFKMIRYGGIYARHRDIDKNLNRAISKEKHSFLRGFNKWRTAQLSAFGYDPLKCDCGSTMLFLELYFNHKRVSLEELYEKAMSKSRGLRSSA, encoded by the coding sequence ATGAACATACTGCAAAAAATCTTTACCGACTACTATGAAACAATTATTTTCACAATGAAACCTCGCTCATCTGTCATTGAAAACATCGACAAGATGATTAATTGTGGCAATCCAGACTTTGGTGGTGCCATGTATGGATGCCCGGATTGCGGAAAACTTAAATTTGTTCCCTTTCGCTGTCACAGCCGCTTTTGTCCTTCATGCGGAAATAAGTATTCCATGGAACGCACCACCAACATGTCATTCAAGCTGATCAAGGTCAATCATAGACATTGCGTTTTTACCATTGCCGAAGATCTAAGGATTTACTTTTTACAGGATCGTTCTTTACTTAACTGCCTGTTTCATGCTGTTAACAGTGTTATTTCCCATATGTTCCGCAAAATAAATAAATCAAAAAATTTCACTCCCGGTTTTATCATGGTCCTGCACACTTTCGGACGTGATCTAAAATGGAATCCGCATATTCACTGTCTAATATCTGAAGGCGGTTACAGTGACAACGGCGAATGGCGAAACGTAACTCATTTTAATTACAAGCTTCTTCGCAGTTCATTTCAAACTGCACTTTTAAATGAATTAGAACCTTATCTTGGCTCTTCCTTTAAGAAAGTCAAAGCTGCCTGTTATGACAAAAATAAACAGGGCTTCTATGTTTATGCCAAGCCCAACAAATGCAACCCTACCACCGTAATTAAATACATTGGACGTTACCTTGGCAGACCTGTCATTGCAACTTCACGTATTGACAAATATGACGGTGATTATGTCACTTTCCACTACAACCGCCACGAAGATGACAAATATGTAGAAGAAACCATCCCTGCAACCGAGTTCATTGAACGTCTGATACGGCATATACCTGAAAAACACTTTAAGATGATACGTTATGGTGGTATTTATGCCCGTCACAGAGACATTGACAAAAATCTTAACCGCGCCATTTCAAAAGAAAAGCACTCATTTCTTCGTGGCTTCAATAAATGGCGTACTGCACAGCTTTCCGCGTTCGGATATGATCCTCTAAAATGCGATTGCGGTTCAACAATGCTGTTCCTGGAACTATATTTTAATCATAAGCGCGTTTCTCTTGAAGAACTATACGAGAAAGCCATGTCCAAGTCTCGTGGATTGCGTTCATCTGCATAA